In Oncorhynchus masou masou isolate Uvic2021 unplaced genomic scaffold, UVic_Omas_1.1 unplaced_scaffold_14956, whole genome shotgun sequence, the genomic stretch taaagtaactccatcacactgtataaagctatgataaattttttgatatttttactgaaaacaagacaaaaataccaagtaattttttgcagtgtgactccattaaatgtgtgtgtgtagattaaacatgaactggccaaaacggacatggcagcaggtcaaaatcaaatacaagaacattctgcagaatggtatggtccctgactaatatttaacaaagcacaagcatatattgtacccagaaggtgcctgctcacacattgtctgtactgttttagcagtgaaaaagaatacccacagacaaggcacgggtggtgggtcaccaaaggctgaccttaccccagcagaggacatggccttggagctaaataaaggcaggcccgtcttagaggggatccctggggggaaagagacgagcataggttcctcccaagatgccacccgcttcattcaaggtatgtccttccatctctacatgggatacaaccacattcatattgaatcaatttggactgtctgactttggtttacctattgccttgcagtgtctggcagcactgtgttcctgttagagccaccagcacaagcaccagacgatgctgatccagtgagtactccatcaaaggcatactgtaggcctggcatgtcttgtctactagcttcaatatgaatccgattaaatgtgatagggtgaaggccccagtgcagcagcaacagcacatgctggagacgatgatgaggaggagaccatctctctggattccagaaggcatgaggtatcatgttaagactgtgaaagtactatttactctacaatggtgaggagtcctcatcaaaatcaaaaaatctaatttattttacaggacccagatgctatacagtgggaaaaccagcctggcaacatagtgcgtattaataaaaggacaccacatcctgccaaattccagctgcgctaattgtattgtattcacagagctcacaagctatcagaaagttgtatggcaaccacctccggcgccaaatagaactggcagacatagacattcagtacaagaagaaaaagatggaaaatcttgcactggagtccgaaataaaaaagaggacaattaggaaactggaccttgaaataaaaaaacttgagagggaggtgagatatgccttcaatgtacactgtatgctaactgtaacacaaatgtattaatcattattctttcctcccccagctccaagaagatgacacagctcaaaataaaaattaggtatattctcgtaaagtcaagtgagccatgacatatgagctcttattgtgagcacacaggacggtggcatctttctaaggttttttttattttcccagcaatcagtacaaccaagtcatcgttataaggcatcgccctcttttgcccacccccccagcaccaggtgtggccactagcctatatgaaggcccaaaattgtgtgttcctttctgctctgacaatggcatgcccattcgtaagcgagatgtggtggatgaagaagcacttgtgctgaggagagc encodes the following:
- the LOC135531029 gene encoding uncharacterized protein LOC135531029 isoform X1, translating into MCVCRLNMNWPKRTWQQVKIKYKNILQNAVKKNTHRQGTGGGSPKADLTPAEDMALELNKGRPVLEGIPGGKETSIGSSQDATRFIQVSGSTVFLLEPPAQAPDDADPGEGPSAAATAHAGDDDEEETISLDSRRHEDPDAIQWENQPGNISSQAIRKLYGNHLRRQIELADIDIQYKKKKMENLALESEIKKRTIRKLDLEIKKLERELQEDDTAQNKN
- the LOC135531029 gene encoding uncharacterized protein LOC135531029 isoform X2 — protein: MCVCRLNMNWPKRTWQQVKIKYKNILQNAVKKNTHRQGTGGGSPKADLTPAEDMALELNKGRPVLEGIPGGKETSIGSSQDATRFIQVSGSTVFLLEPPAQAPDDADPGEGPSAAATAHAGDDDEEETISLDSRRHESSQAIRKLYGNHLRRQIELADIDIQYKKKKMENLALESEIKKRTIRKLDLEIKKLERELQEDDTAQNKN
- the LOC135531029 gene encoding uncharacterized protein LOC135531029 isoform X3; amino-acid sequence: MALELNKGRPVLEGIPGGKETSIGSSQDATRFIQVSGSTVFLLEPPAQAPDDADPGEGPSAAATAHAGDDDEEETISLDSRRHEDPDAIQWENQPGNISSQAIRKLYGNHLRRQIELADIDIQYKKKKMENLALESEIKKRTIRKLDLEIKKLERELQEDDTAQNKN